The Pseudomonas protegens genome contains the following window.
CTGCCTGACGCTGCGCAGCGCCCATCTTGGTCAACGCCTGGAGGGCATCGATGCCCTGCGGGCGCAATTCGATACCCATGTGCTGGAGGAAAAATAAGGATGTTCAGCCTGCCCCACCGTTCGCCCCGCGACCTGCCCTTCGTTGTCGATCACACCGCCCTGCTGCTGGTGGACATGCAGCGCGCCTGGCTGGAACCGCAGTTCGACCCGCACCTGCAAGGCCCCGAGGGCGAGGCTTTTCTCAAGCGGGTCCGGGAGCGGGTGATCCCCAACCAGCAACGGCTGCTGGCCGCGGTGCGCGAGGCGCGGCAAAACGTGCTGCACACCCTTATCGAAAGCCTGACCGCCGACGGCCGTGACCGCTCCCTGGACCACAAGCTGTCGAACATGCACCTGCCCAAGGGCAGCCCCCAGGCGGCGATCATCGACGAGCTGACCCCGGTGGAAAACGAGATCGTGCTGCCCAAGACCTCTTCCGGGGTGTTCAATTCCACCAACATCGACTACGTGCTGCGCAACCTGGAAACCC
Protein-coding sequences here:
- a CDS encoding isochorismatase family cysteine hydrolase, encoding MFSLPHRSPRDLPFVVDHTALLLVDMQRAWLEPQFDPHLQGPEGEAFLKRVRERVIPNQQRLLAAVREARQNVLHTLIESLTADGRDRSLDHKLSNMHLPKGSPQAAIIDELTPVENEIVLPKTSSGVFNSTNIDYVLRNLETRHLIVAGIVTDQCVDMAVRDAADRGYLVTLVEDACATYGDARHQACLNAIKGYCWITDTDTVLGRLREIRG